The following proteins come from a genomic window of Synechococcus sp. BIOS-E4-1:
- a CDS encoding TrkA family potassium uptake protein: MMRPRRGRRQGLLRGRPHQLKLLARPWMLPGLALTALVLAGAIGYRITEGWDWGDCLWMVLITISTIGYGEVEPLSQPGRLVTVLIIAGGLLVVQLSIQRVLGLSESGYFRQVRELRFRRMLRRMQDHVILCGYGRIGREIGEQLLLEKAPVLVVELDPLRKKAAEERGLKVLQADATLDETLMEAGLDRCRSLVTALPSNAANLYVILSARGLEKRCRLIARADSEEAAAKLELAGASVVVSPYVAGGRLMATTALRPLAVDFTDLLAGSDCEIEEFRLSEDPLLMRQIAHRSLQELDLARRTGAMVLAIRDNSTLLANPNGEVTLAPGQMLVVMGSKQQLEDLRQILGDAIDAVETMRGMQATE; the protein is encoded by the coding sequence ATGATGCGCCCCCGGCGTGGCAGACGACAAGGTCTGCTCCGTGGCCGTCCACATCAACTGAAACTCCTCGCACGTCCCTGGATGCTGCCGGGACTGGCATTGACCGCGTTAGTCCTCGCAGGAGCCATCGGTTACCGAATCACCGAAGGATGGGATTGGGGGGATTGCCTGTGGATGGTGCTGATCACGATCAGCACCATTGGCTATGGGGAAGTGGAGCCTCTCTCCCAGCCAGGGCGATTGGTCACGGTTTTGATCATCGCCGGAGGACTGCTGGTTGTTCAGCTTTCGATTCAGCGTGTGCTGGGGTTGTCAGAATCCGGATACTTCCGTCAGGTACGGGAGCTGAGGTTTCGCCGGATGCTGCGGCGCATGCAGGACCACGTCATTCTCTGCGGCTACGGCAGGATCGGTCGTGAAATCGGCGAACAGCTGCTGCTCGAAAAGGCACCGGTACTCGTGGTCGAACTCGACCCGTTGCGCAAAAAAGCGGCTGAAGAACGCGGACTGAAGGTGCTCCAGGCCGACGCCACTCTGGATGAAACACTGATGGAGGCCGGCCTCGATCGTTGCCGAAGTCTGGTGACCGCATTGCCCAGCAATGCAGCCAATCTCTACGTGATCCTGAGCGCCCGGGGACTTGAGAAGCGATGTCGCCTCATCGCCCGAGCTGACAGCGAGGAAGCAGCGGCCAAGCTTGAACTGGCTGGTGCCAGTGTGGTGGTGAGCCCCTACGTGGCAGGCGGTCGGCTGATGGCGACGACGGCCCTGCGACCACTGGCCGTCGACTTCACGGATCTTTTGGCGGGATCCGACTGCGAAATCGAGGAATTCCGCCTCAGTGAAGATCCTCTGCTGATGCGTCAGATTGCTCACCGCAGCCTGCAGGAACTGGACCTGGCAAGGCGCACCGGCGCCATGGTGCTCGCCATTCGTGACAACAGCACCCTGCTGGCCAACCCCAATGGGGAGGTGACCCTGGCCCCGGGCCAGATGCTTGTGGTGATGGGTAGCAAGCAGCAACTGGAGGACCTGCGTCAGATTCTTGGTGACGCCATTGACGCAGTGGAAACCATGCGAGGCATGCAGGCCACTGAATGA
- the fabG gene encoding 3-oxoacyl-[acyl-carrier-protein] reductase, which produces MSSIRTLDGQIALVTGASRGIGRAVALALAEAGAEVVVNYSSSPDAADTVVSEIRESGGQAYALQANVADEEAVNGLIKAVIERSGRIDILVNNAGITRDGLLMRMKTEDWQAVINLNLSGVFLCTRAVTRPMLKQKSGRIINITSVVGLMGNAGQSNYAAAKAGVVGFTRSTAKEMASRGITVNAVAPGFIATDMTKELDAEGILAAIPLGQFGTPDQVAGAVRFLAADPAAAYITGQVLQVDGGMVMG; this is translated from the coding sequence ATGAGCAGCATCCGCACCCTCGATGGCCAGATCGCTCTGGTGACAGGAGCCAGCCGTGGAATCGGTCGAGCCGTCGCCCTCGCCCTGGCTGAGGCCGGTGCTGAGGTGGTCGTGAACTACTCCAGCTCACCTGATGCGGCCGATACGGTGGTCAGTGAGATCCGGGAATCTGGAGGTCAGGCCTATGCCCTTCAAGCGAATGTGGCCGACGAGGAGGCTGTGAACGGTCTGATCAAGGCCGTGATCGAGCGCAGTGGAAGGATCGACATTCTGGTTAACAACGCCGGCATCACCCGCGATGGGCTGCTGATGCGGATGAAGACCGAAGACTGGCAGGCGGTCATCAATCTGAATCTGAGTGGAGTCTTCCTCTGCACCAGGGCCGTGACCCGCCCGATGCTCAAGCAGAAAAGCGGACGGATCATCAACATCACCTCTGTTGTGGGCCTGATGGGCAACGCCGGTCAGTCCAATTACGCCGCAGCCAAGGCAGGCGTCGTGGGATTCACCAGAAGCACCGCCAAGGAGATGGCCAGCCGTGGAATCACCGTGAATGCAGTGGCTCCCGGTTTCATCGCCACCGATATGACCAAGGAGCTTGATGCGGAGGGAATCCTCGCGGCCATCCCCCTGGGTCAGTTCGGAACTCCGGATCAGGTTGCCGGAGCTGTGCGGTTTCTGGCAGCTGACCCTGCTGCGGCCTACATCACCGGTCAGGTTCTGCAGGTTGACGGAGGCATGGTGATGGGCTGA
- the groL gene encoding chaperonin GroEL (60 kDa chaperone family; promotes refolding of misfolded polypeptides especially under stressful conditions; forms two stacked rings of heptamers to form a barrel-shaped 14mer; ends can be capped by GroES; misfolded proteins enter the barrel where they are refolded when GroES binds), with amino-acid sequence MAKLLSFSDESRASLERGMNALADAVRVTIGPRGRNVVLEKSFGAPDIINDGDTIAKEIELEDPFENIGAKLIQQVASKTKDKAGDGTTTATVLAQAMVEEGLRNTASGASPIELRRGMEAAVEHVVKGLSERSQAVSGDAIRQVATVSAGGDEEVGQMVKEAMDKVSVDGVITVEESKSLATELDVTEGMAFDRGYSSPYFVTDGDRQICEFDNALLLLTDRKVSAVADLVPVLEAVQQSGSPLVVLAEEVDGEALATLVVNKNRGVLQVAAVRAPSFGERRKAALADIAILTGGTVISEDRAMTLEKVTLADLGRARRITISKESTTIVAGEESRDAVAERVASIRRELDNTESEYDREKLSERIAKLAGGVAVIKVGAPTETELKNRKLRIEDALNATRAAVEEGIVAGGGSTLLQLAGTLDSVAAELEGDQRTGVEIVQRALSAPLKQIAINAGANGDIVVEQVQRSGQGFNAVTGNYEDLLQAGILDAAKVVRLGLQDAVSIASLLITTEVVVADKPEPPAPAAPGGDPMGGMGGMGGMGGMGGMGMPGMM; translated from the coding sequence ATGGCCAAGCTTCTCAGTTTTTCGGATGAATCCCGCGCTTCGCTGGAGCGGGGTATGAACGCTCTCGCCGATGCCGTGCGGGTCACCATCGGCCCGCGCGGTCGCAATGTGGTGCTTGAGAAGTCATTCGGAGCACCCGACATCATCAATGACGGCGACACGATCGCGAAGGAGATCGAGCTCGAGGATCCCTTCGAGAACATCGGCGCCAAACTGATCCAGCAGGTGGCGTCCAAGACCAAGGACAAGGCCGGAGACGGCACCACCACAGCAACCGTGCTGGCTCAGGCCATGGTTGAGGAAGGTCTGCGCAACACAGCATCCGGAGCCAGCCCGATCGAACTGCGCCGCGGCATGGAAGCTGCTGTTGAACACGTGGTCAAAGGCCTGTCGGAGCGAAGCCAGGCCGTCAGTGGAGATGCCATCCGTCAGGTGGCCACGGTCAGCGCCGGCGGCGATGAAGAGGTGGGCCAGATGGTGAAAGAAGCCATGGACAAGGTCAGCGTCGACGGAGTGATCACCGTTGAGGAATCCAAATCGCTGGCCACTGAGCTCGATGTCACCGAAGGCATGGCCTTCGACCGGGGCTACAGCTCCCCTTATTTCGTGACCGACGGCGACCGTCAGATCTGCGAGTTCGATAACGCACTGCTGTTGCTGACTGACCGCAAGGTGAGCGCGGTGGCCGACCTGGTGCCTGTGCTGGAAGCCGTGCAGCAGTCCGGCTCTCCGCTTGTGGTTCTGGCCGAAGAGGTGGATGGGGAAGCCCTGGCCACCCTGGTGGTGAACAAGAACCGCGGCGTTCTCCAGGTCGCCGCTGTTCGCGCTCCATCATTTGGTGAGCGCCGCAAAGCGGCTCTGGCTGACATCGCCATCCTCACCGGCGGCACGGTGATCAGCGAAGACAGAGCGATGACGCTCGAGAAGGTCACACTCGCCGATCTCGGCCGCGCCCGCCGAATCACGATCAGCAAGGAGAGCACGACGATCGTTGCCGGCGAGGAAAGCCGTGACGCAGTGGCTGAGCGGGTGGCCTCCATTCGGCGTGAACTCGACAACACCGAATCGGAATACGACCGGGAGAAGCTCAGCGAACGCATTGCCAAACTTGCTGGTGGCGTTGCCGTGATCAAGGTGGGTGCACCTACCGAAACTGAGCTCAAAAACCGCAAGCTGCGCATCGAGGATGCCCTAAATGCAACCCGTGCCGCCGTTGAAGAAGGCATTGTTGCTGGGGGTGGTTCCACATTGCTGCAACTGGCAGGAACTCTTGATTCCGTTGCTGCGGAGCTGGAGGGAGATCAGCGAACGGGCGTGGAGATTGTTCAGCGCGCCCTGAGCGCACCCCTCAAGCAGATCGCCATCAACGCTGGTGCCAACGGGGACATCGTTGTGGAGCAGGTGCAGCGCTCCGGGCAGGGCTTCAACGCCGTGACCGGCAATTACGAGGATCTGCTGCAGGCAGGCATTCTTGATGCCGCCAAGGTGGTTCGCCTTGGACTACAGGATGCTGTTTCGATCGCATCTCTGCTGATCACCACTGAAGTAGTTGTAGCCGACAAACCTGAGCCCCCTGCTCCGGCAGCACCCGGTGGCGATCCAATGGGTGGCATGGGCGGAATGGGTGGCATGGGCGGAATGGGCGGAATGGGAATGCCCGGGATGATGTGA
- a CDS encoding N-acetylmannosamine-6-phosphate 2-epimerase has product MSRDHLQGGLIVSVQAPEGSPMRHPDVIAAMAEASLRNGAIGVRLESPEHIGAVRERCPEALIVGLWKRSFPDSSVYITPRWEDIRAVWAAGADVIALDATARKRPSGQELESLIQRARTELGAALMADVDSVENGLKAAALGCDWVGTTLFGYTEDTAQFSPPAMELLHPLRQQLPASTPLVCEGGIASAVTAADAIEGGADAVVVGTAITGVDLQVAAYCSHLKRQTG; this is encoded by the coding sequence TTGTCCCGGGACCATCTCCAGGGTGGCTTGATCGTTTCGGTTCAGGCCCCAGAGGGGTCTCCCATGCGTCATCCCGATGTGATCGCCGCTATGGCCGAAGCCAGTCTTCGCAACGGCGCCATCGGGGTCAGGCTGGAGAGTCCTGAGCACATCGGAGCTGTTCGGGAGCGTTGTCCGGAGGCCCTGATCGTGGGGCTGTGGAAACGCTCTTTCCCGGACAGTTCGGTCTACATCACGCCTCGATGGGAGGACATCAGAGCGGTCTGGGCGGCTGGTGCCGACGTGATCGCTTTGGATGCAACGGCACGCAAGCGACCCTCTGGCCAAGAGCTTGAGTCGCTGATCCAACGAGCGAGAACGGAGCTTGGTGCAGCTCTGATGGCGGATGTCGACAGTGTTGAGAATGGCCTCAAGGCTGCGGCTCTGGGATGTGACTGGGTGGGAACGACGCTTTTTGGCTACACGGAAGACACCGCTCAGTTCTCTCCACCAGCCATGGAGCTGTTGCATCCGTTGAGACAACAGCTTCCTGCCTCCACGCCGCTGGTGTGCGAAGGAGGCATCGCTTCTGCTGTCACCGCAGCTGATGCCATCGAGGGCGGGGCTGATGCGGTCGTTGTCGGAACAGCCATCACCGGCGTGGATCTCCAGGTCGCGGCCTATTGCAGTCACCTGAAAAGGCAGACTGGCTGA